Proteins from a single region of Candidatus Zixiibacteriota bacterium:
- the nrfD gene encoding NrfD/PsrC family molybdoenzyme membrane anchor subunit: protein MVEEPLITGNQTFHTVTDTISRIAERKTTITWLALFGFAGSLALVLLGSIGYLVWEGTGIWGLNIPVAWGWAIVNFVFWVGIGHAGTLISAILHLFRQRWRTSINRFAEAMTLFAVICALIFPGIHVGRIWVAYWMFPVPNQMQMWPQFRSPLLWDVFAVSTYFTVSLLFWYVGLIPDLATLRDRAKTKIRKIVLGILSLGWRGGNRQWINYERAYLVLAGLSTPLVLSVHSVVSTDFAVSMIPGWHTTIFPPYFVAGAIFSGFAMVMTLGIIVRKVFHLEHFITINHLERMNKIMLLTGMMVGYAYSCEFFIAWYSGNVYEAFTFINRAFGPYAWAYWIMIGCNVVVPQIFWFRKFRRSVPVMFVATIFINIGMWFERFVIVMSLARDFLPSSWDYYSPTIWDILTFVGSFGLFFTLFLLFLRFVPMISMTEVKAVLPQADPHHGGKH, encoded by the coding sequence ATGGTCGAAGAACCGCTGATTACCGGCAATCAGACGTTCCACACGGTCACCGATACCATCAGCCGAATAGCGGAACGGAAGACGACCATCACGTGGCTGGCGCTGTTCGGATTCGCCGGGTCGCTTGCGCTGGTCCTGCTGGGGTCGATTGGCTACCTCGTCTGGGAAGGGACCGGCATCTGGGGATTGAATATCCCCGTCGCATGGGGATGGGCGATCGTCAATTTCGTGTTCTGGGTTGGTATCGGACACGCCGGAACCCTGATTTCCGCGATTCTCCACCTCTTCCGCCAGCGATGGCGCACGTCGATTAACCGCTTTGCCGAGGCTATGACGTTGTTCGCGGTGATCTGCGCCCTTATTTTCCCCGGCATACACGTGGGTCGTATCTGGGTGGCATACTGGATGTTTCCCGTGCCGAACCAGATGCAGATGTGGCCGCAGTTCCGCTCGCCGCTTCTGTGGGACGTGTTCGCCGTGAGCACGTACTTCACCGTGTCGCTTTTGTTCTGGTATGTGGGATTGATCCCGGACCTCGCGACCCTTCGCGACCGGGCCAAGACGAAAATTCGAAAGATCGTGCTCGGTATCCTTTCGCTCGGCTGGCGCGGCGGAAACCGGCAGTGGATCAATTACGAACGCGCGTATCTCGTGCTGGCGGGGCTGTCCACGCCGCTCGTCCTGTCGGTGCACTCGGTGGTGTCGACCGACTTCGCGGTGAGCATGATCCCCGGATGGCACACGACGATATTCCCGCCGTACTTCGTGGCCGGCGCCATTTTCTCCGGCTTTGCGATGGTGATGACGCTGGGTATTATCGTGCGAAAAGTTTTCCATCTCGAGCACTTCATCACCATAAACCACCTCGAGAGAATGAACAAGATCATGCTGCTCACCGGCATGATGGTCGGCTACGCCTATAGTTGTGAGTTCTTCATCGCCTGGTACTCCGGCAACGTCTACGAGGCGTTTACGTTCATCAACCGGGCGTTCGGGCCGTACGCCTGGGCGTACTGGATCATGATCGGCTGCAACGTCGTGGTACCTCAGATCTTCTGGTTCAGGAAATTCCGCCGCAGCGTGCCGGTCATGTTTGTCGCGACTATTTTTATCAATATCGGCATGTGGTTCGAGCGGTTCGTGATCGTGATGTCTCTGGCACGCGACTTTTTGCCCTCGAGCTGGGACTACTACAGCCCGACGATCTGGGACATTCTGACCTTCGTTGGCTCATTCGGGCTGTTTTTCACGCTGTTCCTGCTGTTCCTCCGGTTTGTGCCGATGATCTCGATGACCGA